One Candidatus Paceibacterota bacterium DNA segment encodes these proteins:
- a CDS encoding GspE/PulE family protein encodes MPPSINLFSRHRRLTIIHRPRLYNTPRSGKVASGMMASRAPLPHSPEELEKKLEAIAAKTAEESARKRADQAQLPFSTLTGVPIDSEALALIPEDVAREAGFIVLHREGMTLICATTDPTSPRVAALKESLEKQGHTLRMLVTTQHAIDQAMERYRDIVSAQSFTAGSVAVEKETLEKALEQISSLADVAGALHGKATTQAVELVLAAGLALHASDVHMEPQAKSVRLRFRIDGYLHDATTLGSSDYQKVVDRVKVLSRLKLNVHTTPQDGRFTIIQGDTPIEVRVSLLPSEYGETLVLRLLDPRTISGDIDTLGMRPDLLETLTKALERPNGCILTTGPTGSGKTTTLYASIRKLNTPDTKIITIEDPIEYHLSGVSQTQVDAPRGYTFASGLRSIVRQDPDIILVGEVRDNETADIAMNAALTGHLVLASLHTNDAAGTIPRLLELGVSPGIIGSALSLAIGQRLVRVLCPACRVVEKATPDELSFLQGHLEAVRERFALPPLDDSLLIAKPPEKSTCQECGGIGYRGRTGAYEIIPMSSALEQKIAQAPTVSDVRELARTEGMVSMTQDGCLKVLNQTTSIAEVRRVLS; translated from the coding sequence ATGCCTCCGTCAATAAATCTATTTTCACGCCACAGAAGGCTGACCATTATCCACCGTCCGCGCCTTTACAACACCCCACGCTCGGGTAAGGTTGCCTCAGGCATGATGGCATCTCGAGCACCACTACCCCACTCTCCTGAAGAGCTTGAAAAAAAGCTTGAAGCGATCGCTGCAAAAACGGCAGAAGAGTCGGCGCGCAAGCGAGCAGACCAAGCACAGCTTCCATTTTCCACACTCACAGGGGTCCCCATTGATTCTGAAGCACTGGCCCTTATCCCAGAGGACGTCGCCCGAGAAGCGGGGTTTATTGTCCTCCACCGCGAAGGAATGACGCTCATCTGCGCAACTACCGATCCGACATCTCCGCGCGTTGCTGCATTAAAGGAAAGCCTGGAAAAGCAGGGCCACACACTGCGCATGCTCGTAACCACGCAACATGCCATTGACCAGGCTATGGAGCGCTATCGAGACATCGTCTCCGCCCAATCTTTCACAGCCGGCTCAGTTGCCGTAGAAAAAGAAACCTTAGAAAAGGCGTTGGAGCAAATTTCTTCTCTTGCCGACGTTGCTGGCGCCCTCCATGGAAAAGCCACCACTCAAGCAGTCGAATTAGTGCTCGCGGCTGGACTCGCTCTCCACGCCTCAGACGTCCACATGGAGCCGCAGGCTAAGAGCGTCCGTCTCCGATTCCGCATTGACGGATATCTCCACGATGCAACCACGCTTGGCTCGTCAGATTATCAAAAAGTAGTAGATCGAGTTAAGGTTCTCTCTCGCCTCAAGCTCAACGTTCATACCACTCCTCAAGATGGTCGTTTTACGATCATTCAGGGCGACACCCCTATTGAAGTGCGCGTCTCGCTCCTCCCCAGTGAATATGGCGAAACGCTGGTGCTTCGCCTCCTTGATCCTCGGACAATTTCCGGGGACATCGACACCCTTGGCATGCGTCCTGACCTACTCGAAACACTCACGAAAGCGCTCGAGCGACCAAACGGGTGCATTCTCACCACGGGCCCGACTGGATCCGGAAAAACGACAACACTCTATGCATCTATCCGAAAACTCAACACCCCAGACACAAAAATAATTACCATCGAAGACCCGATCGAGTACCACCTCTCTGGAGTTTCCCAGACACAAGTAGACGCTCCGCGGGGCTATACGTTTGCTTCGGGGCTGAGGTCGATTGTGCGCCAAGACCCCGACATTATTCTCGTCGGAGAAGTGCGCGACAATGAAACGGCAGACATAGCAATGAATGCGGCGCTTACGGGCCACCTTGTACTCGCCTCGCTACACACAAACGACGCAGCGGGGACGATCCCGCGCCTCTTAGAGCTCGGCGTCTCCCCCGGGATTATTGGGTCCGCGCTTTCTCTTGCCATCGGACAGCGTCTCGTACGCGTGCTGTGTCCCGCCTGCAGAGTAGTCGAGAAAGCAACGCCCGACGAGCTCTCCTTCCTTCAAGGGCACCTTGAGGCAGTTCGCGAGAGGTTCGCCCTCCCCCCGCTCGACGACTCACTCCTTATCGCAAAGCCCCCAGAAAAAAGCACGTGCCAAGAGTGTGGAGGGATCGGGTATCGGGGTCGTACGGGGGCGTATGAAATCATTCCCATGTCTTCCGCGCTTGAGCAGAAGATCGCCCAAGCTCCGACTGTCTCCGACGTGCGAGAGCTTGCGCGCACTGAGGGCATGGTGAGCATGACACAAGATGGATGTTTGAAAGTGTTAAACCAAACAACATCCATAGCGGAGGTGCGTCGCGTCCTTTCATAA
- the nusA gene encoding transcription termination factor NusA, whose protein sequence is MIDMKQFLSAVHQIADEKGITEASVIETIEAAIAAAYKRDYGKKGQIIRAVLDRETGGISVTQTHIVVEGVDDEGYITGTIPEALLHDRLDAVDAQERRAQRAAGVVDEATTTTEDGVVRVKFNPEKHILLSEAREKRADVQVGEEIVERLEPKSDFGRIAAQTAKQVVIQRLREAERDAVFSEFKGKEGQLVSGVVQRREGPLVLVDIGRTTAVLPPMEHMATEHYRIGQRYRFIIVRVEESARGPVIVLSRAHPQLVAELFRVEVPEIEGGSVEIKGIAREAGSRSKIAVASHEEGVDPIGSLVGQKGVRVQTVIHDLGGEKIDIILWDADEAKFIANALSPAKVMSVELGTGEERTALVHVAEDQFSLAIGRRGQNVRLAAKLTGYRIDVRSPNETMTAQEAMAEGGETPGAGVSETPAQDAPTQPESN, encoded by the coding sequence ATGATTGACATGAAGCAATTTTTGTCAGCGGTACACCAAATCGCTGATGAAAAAGGAATCACTGAAGCAAGTGTTATTGAAACCATTGAGGCCGCAATCGCTGCGGCGTATAAGCGTGACTACGGTAAAAAGGGGCAAATCATTCGCGCCGTCCTTGATCGTGAAACTGGCGGCATCTCTGTGACGCAGACACACATTGTTGTGGAGGGCGTCGATGACGAAGGATATATTACGGGGACTATTCCAGAAGCTCTTCTTCACGACCGTCTTGATGCCGTCGACGCTCAAGAGCGTCGCGCTCAGCGTGCCGCCGGGGTTGTTGATGAGGCGACTACTACAACCGAAGACGGTGTTGTCCGAGTAAAATTTAATCCAGAAAAACACATTCTTCTCTCTGAAGCGCGAGAAAAGCGCGCCGACGTGCAGGTTGGCGAGGAGATTGTGGAGCGCCTTGAACCAAAGAGTGACTTTGGGCGCATCGCCGCCCAAACGGCAAAGCAGGTTGTGATTCAGCGCCTGCGCGAAGCAGAGCGCGACGCGGTATTTTCGGAATTCAAAGGCAAGGAGGGCCAATTGGTGAGCGGCGTGGTTCAGCGCCGTGAGGGGCCGCTTGTACTTGTCGACATTGGACGCACAACCGCCGTCTTGCCGCCTATGGAGCACATGGCTACTGAGCACTACCGCATCGGCCAGCGCTATCGCTTCATCATCGTTAGGGTTGAAGAAAGCGCGCGTGGTCCAGTGATTGTTCTGTCTCGCGCGCACCCACAGCTCGTTGCGGAATTGTTCCGCGTTGAAGTGCCTGAGATTGAGGGCGGATCTGTTGAGATAAAAGGCATTGCTCGCGAGGCGGGATCTCGTTCAAAGATTGCCGTCGCGTCGCACGAAGAGGGGGTTGACCCGATCGGCTCGCTTGTGGGCCAGAAAGGTGTGCGCGTACAGACGGTTATTCATGACCTTGGCGGAGAAAAAATCGACATTATTTTGTGGGACGCTGACGAGGCAAAATTTATTGCAAACGCGCTTTCGCCAGCAAAAGTTATGAGCGTCGAGCTCGGTACTGGTGAGGAGCGTACCGCGCTGGTGCACGTTGCTGAAGATCAGTTTTCTCTTGCAATTGGTCGCCGTGGCCAAAACGTGCGACTTGCGGCGAAGCTTACGGGGTATCGCATCGATGTTCGCTCTCCAAACGAGACAATGACCGCTCAAGAGGCAATGGCTGAGGGGGGCGAAACGCCCGGAGCGGGCGTGTCCGAGACGCCAGCGCAGGACGCGCCAACACAACCAGAATCAAACTAA
- the ruvB gene encoding Holliday junction branch migration DNA helicase RuvB, translated as MDVKTSPIAPTPTQDDRSLDLALRPKLFSEYVGQENIKENLRVLLGAAKQRGDPAEHILLHGPSGLGKTTLAYLIAYELGAQLKITSGTALEKAGDVGAILTGLSDGDVLFIDEVHRLNSSVEEVIYPAMENFKLDIVIGKGNAAKTLQIDLPRFTLVAATTKISALSAPFRSRFGAHYRLDFYTEADIAHIIDRSAKLLQIPLDPGAREALSVASRFTPRVANRLLKRVRDFAQVHGHSVVSTDVARSALAMLHIDERGLEETDRNILKVIHRQFQGGPVGLKSIAATLAEEESTLEEVYEPYLMRIGFLARTPKGRIITPDGKTHIEPRSS; from the coding sequence ATGGATGTCAAGACGTCCCCAATCGCCCCAACCCCCACCCAAGACGACCGCTCTCTTGATCTTGCCCTGCGCCCAAAGCTCTTCTCAGAGTATGTAGGACAAGAGAATATAAAAGAGAATCTACGGGTCCTTTTGGGCGCCGCGAAGCAGCGTGGCGACCCGGCAGAACACATCCTCCTCCATGGTCCATCCGGACTTGGTAAAACAACGCTCGCCTACCTTATTGCATATGAGCTCGGAGCCCAGCTAAAGATCACCTCAGGTACTGCGCTCGAAAAAGCCGGCGACGTAGGGGCGATTCTTACAGGGCTCTCCGATGGCGATGTGCTTTTTATTGACGAAGTCCACCGCCTCAACTCTTCCGTTGAAGAAGTTATCTATCCCGCAATGGAAAACTTTAAGCTCGACATCGTTATCGGCAAAGGGAATGCGGCAAAGACCCTTCAAATAGACCTGCCACGCTTTACGCTTGTCGCGGCTACAACAAAAATATCCGCCCTCTCGGCGCCGTTTCGCTCTCGGTTTGGCGCACACTATCGCCTCGACTTCTATACTGAAGCGGATATCGCTCATATTATTGATCGCTCTGCGAAGCTTCTTCAGATACCCCTAGATCCTGGCGCTCGGGAAGCATTAAGCGTCGCATCGCGCTTCACGCCACGCGTTGCAAACCGCCTTCTCAAGCGAGTTCGTGATTTCGCCCAGGTGCATGGACATTCGGTCGTTTCTACCGATGTCGCACGAAGCGCGCTCGCAATGCTCCACATTGACGAACGCGGGCTTGAAGAAACAGATCGCAATATCCTCAAGGTAATTCATCGCCAGTTTCAAGGCGGCCCCGTAGGACTCAAGTCGATAGCGGCCACGCTTGCAGAGGAAGAGTCGACGCTTGAGGAAGTATACGAACCATATCTTATGCGTATCGGGTTCCTCGCGCGGACACCAAAGGGCCGCATCATAACACCTGATGGAAAAACCCACATTGAGCCACGCAGCTCGTAG
- a CDS encoding DoxX family membrane protein, with amino-acid sequence MPFSASPTLILRISLAIVFVWFGVHKILEPQYWVDAWLPQWLIVFVERLSISAADFIRLQGVGETLLGIGLASGLLVRWCAAIGAALLAGILIVYGFNEVTVRDIGLLGACLALALWPPRRPWAL; translated from the coding sequence ATGCCGTTTTCTGCATCTCCAACACTCATTCTGCGCATAAGCCTTGCGATCGTGTTTGTGTGGTTTGGGGTGCACAAAATTCTCGAACCACAATACTGGGTCGATGCATGGCTTCCTCAATGGCTCATTGTTTTTGTAGAGCGTCTTTCGATCAGTGCGGCTGATTTTATCCGACTGCAAGGTGTTGGTGAAACTCTCCTTGGTATTGGCCTAGCGTCCGGCCTCCTCGTCCGGTGGTGTGCCGCCATCGGCGCCGCTCTCTTGGCGGGCATTCTCATCGTGTATGGATTTAATGAGGTGACCGTTCGAGATATTGGCCTTTTGGGGGCGTGCCTTGCGTTGGCGCTTTGGCCGCCACGACGCCCGTGGGCACTTTAG
- the tig gene encoding trigger factor has product MEYTKTKDVDFVRTYEVTLSTEDVAQHVKMVRDEHRAHAAQDGFRPGMAPVDSLDARTLEAIREAGAERAVRASLDELAQKEGMRIASVRSIEVQKKTDEGVSFSVEVGTYPPYTLPALDSIQVTEKAVSVSDADVARAIEQLRRSRATFTPKKDDPAALGDRVVVDFSVRHAEKIIEGGEQKAYPLILGSNTMIPGFEEKLVGARAGEERAFSLAVPADFGNDAIAGKELSIHATVKEVDSVMMPELSDEFAASLGNFPSASALEGRVREGLLQEAKEKERQRVRLAILDGIMNASSVPAPAFLVDEQLDSMIAGFDQDLHERGLELSMYLAQLKQTQDDLRAQWRPAAMRQAQIALVLQAVAEQHGVRLEEQEVQEALTRAVQEALARGFAKDASAIDLVSLRARIAPSLLRERTFAFLEERCVERA; this is encoded by the coding sequence ATGGAATACACCAAGACAAAAGATGTCGACTTTGTGCGGACCTATGAGGTGACGCTCTCAACAGAAGACGTCGCTCAGCATGTAAAAATGGTGCGCGATGAGCATCGTGCGCATGCAGCTCAGGACGGATTTCGTCCTGGCATGGCACCCGTCGATTCACTTGATGCGCGCACACTTGAGGCTATCCGCGAGGCTGGCGCTGAGCGTGCCGTGCGTGCGTCGCTCGACGAGCTGGCTCAGAAGGAGGGCATGCGGATTGCGTCTGTCCGTTCGATTGAGGTGCAGAAAAAGACCGACGAAGGGGTGAGTTTCTCGGTTGAGGTTGGCACCTATCCGCCATATACGCTTCCAGCCCTCGATTCAATCCAGGTTACTGAGAAGGCTGTCTCTGTGAGTGATGCGGATGTTGCACGCGCCATTGAGCAGCTGCGTCGCTCGCGGGCCACGTTTACTCCCAAAAAAGACGACCCAGCGGCGCTGGGCGATCGTGTGGTTGTAGATTTTTCAGTGCGCCACGCTGAAAAGATCATCGAAGGTGGAGAGCAGAAAGCATACCCGCTTATTTTAGGGAGCAATACAATGATTCCCGGATTTGAAGAAAAGCTTGTTGGCGCACGAGCGGGGGAGGAGCGCGCATTCTCTTTGGCCGTACCGGCTGATTTTGGTAACGATGCTATCGCGGGCAAAGAGCTCTCTATTCACGCAACCGTTAAAGAGGTTGACTCTGTAATGATGCCGGAACTTTCGGATGAATTCGCTGCGTCGCTCGGTAATTTTCCCAGCGCTTCAGCTCTTGAGGGCCGTGTGCGCGAAGGGCTTTTACAAGAAGCGAAAGAAAAAGAGCGGCAGCGAGTTCGTCTCGCCATTCTTGATGGCATCATGAACGCCTCTTCAGTCCCAGCTCCCGCATTTCTTGTTGATGAGCAGCTCGACAGCATGATCGCTGGATTTGACCAAGACCTCCATGAGCGTGGCTTGGAGTTGAGTATGTATCTCGCACAACTAAAGCAGACGCAAGACGATCTTCGCGCGCAGTGGCGTCCAGCGGCAATGCGTCAAGCGCAAATCGCACTCGTATTACAGGCCGTGGCGGAGCAGCACGGAGTTCGTCTTGAGGAGCAAGAAGTGCAGGAGGCGCTTACAAGGGCAGTTCAAGAAGCGCTCGCGAGGGGCTTTGCAAAAGATGCGAGCGCCATCGATCTTGTCTCGCTTCGGGCCCGCATCGCTCCTTCTCTCCTCCGCGAGCGCACGTTTGCTTTTCTCGAAGAGCGCTGTGTAGAGCGCGCATAG
- the ruvC gene encoding crossover junction endodeoxyribonuclease RuvC: protein MEKPTLSHAARRPSLVRILGIDPGTHRIGFGVIELEGQRLSPLAFNTLEYTASSHGDRLVALEKDVEALIKKHRPHAVAMERLFFAQNKTTALSVSEARGVVSLCVARRGLTLLEFTPSQVKQAVASHGKADKHQVTHMVKLLLRITDKIAYDDTTDALAVAICGASAYRPEYR from the coding sequence ATGGAAAAACCCACATTGAGCCACGCAGCTCGTAGGCCATCTCTCGTTAGGATTTTGGGCATTGATCCCGGCACTCACCGAATCGGTTTTGGCGTTATAGAGCTTGAGGGGCAAAGGCTTTCCCCTCTCGCATTTAACACCTTAGAATATACCGCGTCGTCTCATGGGGATCGCCTCGTGGCGCTTGAAAAAGATGTCGAAGCGCTCATAAAAAAGCACCGCCCACATGCAGTCGCTATGGAACGACTCTTTTTTGCACAGAACAAAACGACCGCACTAAGCGTTAGCGAAGCTCGAGGTGTTGTCTCCTTATGCGTTGCGCGGCGCGGCCTAACACTCCTGGAGTTTACTCCGTCACAAGTAAAACAGGCCGTCGCCTCCCACGGAAAGGCTGACAAGCACCAGGTTACACACATGGTAAAACTCCTCCTCCGCATCACCGACAAGATCGCTTACGACGACACAACAGACGCTCTCGCCGTTGCGATTTGTGGCGCAAGTGCGTATCGCCCAGAATATCGTTGA